In Cicer arietinum cultivar CDC Frontier isolate Library 1 chromosome 1, Cicar.CDCFrontier_v2.0, whole genome shotgun sequence, one DNA window encodes the following:
- the LOC101499527 gene encoding ubiquitin-conjugating enzyme E2 35: MANSNLPRRIIKETQRLLSEPAPGISASPSEDNMRYFNVMILGPTQSPYEGGVFKLELFLPEEYPMAAPKVRFLTKIYHPNIDKLGRICLDILKDKWSPALQIRTVLLSIQALLSAPNPDDPLSENIAKHWKSNEVEAVETAKEWTRLYASGA; the protein is encoded by the exons ATGGCCAACAGTAACCTCCCTCGAAGAATCATCAAG GAAACGCAGCGTTTGCTCAGTGAGCCAG CGCCTGGAATTAGTGCGTCCCCTTCGGAAGATAATATGCGATATTTCAATGTGATGATCCTTGGCCCAACTCAGTCTCCTTATGAAG GGGGTGTTTTCAAACTAGAACTATTTTTGCCTGAAGAATATCCAATGGCTGCTCCAAag GTTAGGTTCCTGACAAAAATATATCATCCTAACATTGATAAG CTTGGCAGGATATGTCTTGATATTCTGAAAGATAAGTGGAGTCCTGCCCTTCAGATTCGCACTGTACTTTTGag TATTCAAGCTCTTTTGAGTGCACCAAACCCAGATGATCCACTTTCTGAGAACATCGCCAAGCATTGGAAATCTAACGAGGTCGAGGCTGTTGAGACAG CCAAAGAATGGACCCGATTATATGCCAGCGGTGCTTGA
- the LOC101499827 gene encoding TPR repeat-containing thioredoxin TTL1 — MSHSSEKPESEVVGLEHFSDRFSEKVSFEVNKPDFRELDLGSPVSPLRTRGGPSASSSSGSSGSFSGRNNGLNQVQKRSNSAPGNSNSGELSGSSENSPTAERSTSTGNLKASKPGHLRSDSGSGLTPLIYSGQAVNSPPLNVLPTGNICPSGRISKIGMSANRSSRTDVLGSGTGNYGHGSIMRGGAAVVAAKGEIHSSRCSIGNDLGKRGVDPEELKKAGNEHYKKGHFADALSLYDRAIALSPASASYRSNRAAALTGLGRLGEAVRECEEAVRLDPNYIRAHHRLASLFIRLGQVENARKHLCYPGMQPDPNEMQKLQMVEKHISKCADVRRIGDWKSVLREVDAVVAAGADSSPQLFMCRAEALLKLHQIDDAESVLLHVPKSEPHTNSKSNSSSQARFFGMVSEAYSYFVRAQIEMALGRFENAVTAAEKASQIDSRNLEVVVLLSNVRMVARARVRGNDLFKSERFTEACAAYGEGLRLDPSNSVLYCNRAACWFKLGQWEKSIEDSNQALHIQPNYTKALLRRATSFAKLERWEEAVKDYEVLRKELPNDNEVAEALFHAQVALKKSRGEEVYNLKFGGEVEVVSGLEQFRAAISLPGVSVVHFEVASNSQCKQISPFVDTLCSRYPSINFLKVDIQENPTVGTAENVRIVPTFKIYKNGSRVKEIVCPSRDMLEHSVRHYSF, encoded by the exons ATGTCGCATTCATCGGAAAAACCCGAATCAGAGGTTGTCGGGTTAGAACATTTTTCCGATCGGTTCAGTGAAAAAGTGAGCTTCGAAGTTAACAAACCGGACTTTCGTGAACTCGATCTGGGTTCACCCGTTTCGCCATTGCGAACACGTGGTGGACCTTCAGCGAGTAGTAGTTCAGGTTCTTCTGGATCTTTCTCTGGTCGAAATAATGGGTTAAACCAGGTTCAAAAAAGATCCAATTCAGCCCCTGGAAACAGTAACTCCGGCGAACTTTCTGGTTCTAGTGAGAACAGTCCAACCGCAGAGAGATCTACATCTACCGGGAATCTAAAGGCTTCCAAACCGGGTCATTTGAGATCCGATTCAGGATCCGGATTGACTCCTTTGATTTATTCCGGTCAAGCTGTCAATTCGCCGCCGTTGAATGTTCTTCCTACCGGTAACATATGTCCCTCCGGTAGGATCTCCAAGATTGGTATGTCGGCGAATCGGAGTTCAAGAACTGATGTTCTTGGTTCTGGAACTGGAAACTATGGCCATGGCAGCATAATGCGCGGTGGCGCCGCCGTTGTCGCCGCCAAGGGTGAGATTCATAGTTCTAGGTGTAGCATTGGGAATGATTTGGGGAAAAGAGGTGTGGATCCGGAAGAGCTTAAGAAAGCAGGGAATGAGCATTACAAGAAGGGTCATTTTGCAGATGCATTGAGTCTTTATGACCGTGCAATTGCTTTGTCTCCGGCCAGTGCTTCTTACCGGAGCAACCGTGCCGCGGCGTTGACTGGTTTAGGAAGGCTTGGTGAGGCTGTTAGGGAATGTGAAGAGGCTGTCAGATTGGATCCTAATTATATTAGGGCTCATCATCGTTTGGCTTCTCTATTCATCAG GTTAGGACAAGTTGAGAATGCTAGGAAGCATCTTTGTTATCCTGGAATGCAGCCCGATCCGAACGAGATGCAGAAGTTGCAAATGGTGGAAAAGCATATTAGTAAATGCGCAGATGTTAGGAGGATAGGGGATTGGAAAAGTGTTTTAAGGGAAGTTGATGCTGTTGTTGCTGCTGGAGCAGATTCTTCTCCTCAG CTCTTTATGTGTAGAGCAGAAGCCCTTTTGAAACTCCATCAAATTGATGATGCAGAATCAGTTTTGTTACATGTTCCAAAATCGGAGCCACATACTAATAGTAAGAGCAATTCCTCTTCTCAAGCAAGATTTTTCGGGATGGTTTCAGAAGCTTATTCCTACTTTGTCAGAGCTCAAATTGAGATGGCATTGGGAAG GTTTGAGAATGCAGTAACAGCTGCTGAGAAGGCGAGTCAGATTGATTCGCGAAATCTTGAAGTTGTTGTTTTGCTTAGCAATGTAAGGATGGTGGCAAGAGCTCGAGTTCGTGGCAACGATCTTTTTAAATCCGAACGGTTCACGGAAGCTTGCGCAGCATACGGTGAAGGTTTGAGATTGGACCCTTCAAATTCAGTTCTATATTGTAATAGAGCAGCGTGTTGGTTTAAGCTTGGTCAATGGGAAAAATCAATTGAAGACTCTAACCAAGCTTTACATATCCAGCCAAATTATACAAAAGCCCTTCTTCGAAGGGCTACATCGTTCGCCAAG CTAGAAAGGTGGGAAGAAGCAGTCAAAGATTACGAGGTCTTACGGAAAGAACTTCCAAACGACAATGAAGTTGCTGAAGCTCTTTTTCATGCACAAGTTGCGCTAAAGAAATCACGTGGAGAAGAAGTATATAATTTAAAGTTTGGTGGTGAAGTTGAAGTAGTATCAGGTCTTGAACAGTTTAGAGCTGCAATATCTTTACCAG GTGTTTCTGTTGTCCATTTCGAAGTTGCATCTAACTCGCAATGCAAGCAAATATCGCCATTTGTCGATACACTATGTAGTCGATATCCATCTATTAACTTCCTCAAG GTGGACATTCAAGAAAACCCGACAGTTGGAACTGCAGAGAACGTAAGGATTGTTCCAACCTTCAAGATATACAAAAACGGAAGCCGAGTGAAGGAAATTGTATGCCCTAGTCGAGACATGTTGGAACATTCTGTGAGGCATTACAGCTTTTAG